ACCCGACCCGCCCGGGGAAGGATCGGTATTTCCGGAGGCGAGGCAACGGTGCGCAAGAGCACGATCATCGGCGTCCTTGGGGCCGCGGTCCTGGCACTGACCGGCTGCTCGCCGAACTACGAACAGCCGAGCGACATGGCACCCGGCCCGGGCACTCCGCCGCCACCGAGCGCGATCGTGCCCGCTGAGGACTCCGGCAACGGCGACGAGACCGCACAGGTCAACACCGACCTCGAGTTCGCCCAGCAGATGGTGACCCACCACGAGGCCGAGCGGCAGCTGCTGGAGGTGGCGATCAAGAACGCCCCCGACGAGCGGGTCGTGGAGCTGGCGGAACGGTTCGAACAGGAGCACGGTCCGCTGGTCGAGGAGATCCGCGACTGGCTGCGGGAACACGGCGAGGGCGACGTCACTCCCGAGGACGTCGGAACCGGCGAGGACTCACAGATGCCGGGGGTCGACGTCTCCAGCGAGATCACCAAGCTGGAGGAGGTCCAGCAGGGCAGGTTCGACTCGCTGTGGGTCAAGTCGATGGTCGACTACTACGAGGCGGTCGTGGAGATGTGCCGCACCGAGATCGACGAGGGCTCCGACGAGGAGATGAAGTCGATCGCCCAGCAGCTCCTGGACTCGCGTGTGCCGGCCCTCGAGGAGCTGCGGCAGCTGCAGCGGAACCTCTGACCTGCCGGCCGTTCGCCCGTCGTCCGCGACGCACCGGCCGAACGGCCGCGTTGGTTCGCGTGGTGGTGTTGGTACGCCCGTACCAGACGGTAGTCTCCGGTGCGGATCGGAACCGGTTCCGCGAGCGCGTCCCCCGGAACCGGTTCACCGGACCTCGCAGTCACCACCTGGAGGGACCCGTTGGGCGAGAACCTGATCTTCGACGCGGACGACACGTTGTGGGAGAACAACGTGCTGTTCGAACGCGCGGTGGAAGCGTTCATCGAGCACTTGGCGCACCCTGAGCTCACCCGGGAACAGGTGCGGGAACAGTTGGACGAGATCGAGCGGGCCAACTGTCGGATCCACGGTTACGGCGTGGACAGCTTCGAGCGAAGCCTGCTGGACTGCCTGCGCCACCTCCGCGAGGGGGATGTTTCCGAATTCGACCAAACCGAGCTGCGCAGGGCCTGCGCCCCGATCCGGGAACAGCGGATCGAGTTGATCGACGGCGTCGAGGAGACCCTGTGGGAGCTGTCGCGGCGGCACGACCTCTACCTGCTCACCAAGGGGAACGCCGACGAGCAGGCCGGCAAGGTCAAGGCCTCCGGGCTGAGTGAGCTCTTCGCCGACGTCACCGTGGTTCCGGAGAAGAAGACGGCCACCTACGAGCGGTTCGTCACCGAGCGCGGCCTGGAGGGCTCGCGAACCTGGATGATCGGGAACTCGCCGCGTTCGGACATCTGGCCCGCCCTGCACGCCGGGCTGAACGCCGTACTGGTGCCGCACCCGCTGACCTGGAGCCTGGAGCTGCGGGAGCTGCCGGATCCGGGTCCCGGCTTCCGCACGGTCGATCCGTTCTCCCGGCTCAGCGAGCACTTCTGACCGGGTCACCGGTGTTCCGCCCCGCCGGGGCGATGATCTCGTCGACCGAACCCCTTTACTTTACGAACGAGTAACCTACTATGGGTAGCCCGGCCGGTCGTCCTCCGGACCACCGCCGTTCAGTCGGCTCGCGAGATCAGGGAGGCCCCATGCCCATGTCGATGTCGGGCAAAGTAGTCGCCGTCACGGGTGCAGCGCGCGGGATCGGCGCCCAGACCGCGCGCGATCTTGCTCGCAAAGGGGCGCGCGTCGCCCTGATCGGCCTGGAACCCGAGGAGCTGGCCTCGGTGGCGGCCGAGCTCGGCCCCGGCCACCCGTGGTTCGAGGCGGACGTCACCGACCCCGAGTCGATCGGGGCCGCCATCGACGAGACCGCACGACAACTGGGCGGCATCGACGTGGTCATGGCCAACGCCGGAGTGGCGCCCTTCGGGACCGTGCGCCACCACGACCCGCGCGCCTTCACCAAAACGGTGGACGTGAACCTCAACGGGGTGTTCCACACCGCTCGTGCGGCGCTGCCTCACCTGGTGGAACGACGAGGCTACCTGCTGGTGGTCTCCTCCCTCTCTGCCTTCGCGCCGATCGGCGGTATGGCCGCCTACACCGCGAGCAAGGCCGGTTCGGAAGCGCTGGCTAGCGCCCTGAGCTCCGAGGTCCGACACCTGGGGGTGGCGGTGGGCAGCGCGCATCCCTCCTGGATAGACACCGACCTGGTCCGCGAGGCCTCGGCCGACCTGCCGAGTTTCCGCGCGATGCGGGCGAAGCTGCCCTGGCCGATGCACTCGACCACCAACGTCACCGACTGCGCCCGGGCGATCGTGGCGGGCATGGAACGCCGTGCCAGGCGCGTCTACGTCCCCCGGTCGGTGATGTTGATGCACTGGCTGCGCAACCTGCCCTCCTCGCGGTTGGTCGAGCGGCTGATGCTGCCCACCGTACGGAAGCTCATGCCGCAGATGGAGGCCGAGGTGGCCCGGCTGGGGCGCGGGTTCAGCGCGCGCAACGACGAGCTCCAGGGGAAGTGAGATCTCCCGGCGGGAACCTTCGTACCTGGTCATTTGGCGGAACCTCCGGGGGCGCCTCGCTGCGGGTGCCGGAGACCTCGGGGAGTTACTACACAACGTCTCCGGCCGTCCTCGCGAGGCACTCCCCCGGAGAACCCGCGGGTGGTCGAGCTGCGTGAGCGGTCGTAAACGGCTGCGCCGCTTGGGCGTAGCTTTCTTCTCAGTCCGGTCCGAATCTCGGTTACGGGACCGTGCGTGTCGCAGCGCGGGTATCCCCGGTGTGTGAGTCGGATGCCTCACGAGGCAACGGGGCACGTGGCGTAGGCCGCTACTCGAGGTGCCCCGCGACGCGGCGAGGCGCCGACTCACGTGCCGGCTACCCGACCACCAACGCGAAAGTACCGGGCTACCGGTTCTTGCGCCGGAACAACATGGTCAGGGGATCGTACCGCTGGTCGGCCAGCCGCTCCTTGAGCGGAATGAGCGCGTTGTCGGTGATCCCGATGTGTTCCGGGCACACCTCGGTACAGCACTTGGTGATGTTGCAGAACCCGAGTCCGTGGTCTCCCCTGGCCTCCTCCGGACGGTTCCCGCCCTTCTCCTCGTGGGAGTCCAGCGGATGCATCTCCAGCTCCGCCACCCGCATCAGGAACCGGGGACCGGAGAACGACTCCTTGTTCTCGGAGTGATCGCGGATCACGTGGCAGGTGTCCTGGCACAGGAAGCACTCGATGCACTTGCGGAACTCCTGGGAACGCTCCACGTCCCGCTGGTGCATCCGGTACTCACCGGGCTCCAGCCCCTCGGGCGGACTGAAGGCGGGCACCTCGCGCGCCTTGACGTAGTTGTAGGAGACGTCACAGACGAGATCCTTGATCACCGGGAAGGCGCGCATCGGGGTGACCGTGATGGTCTCCTCCTCGCCGAAGAGCGACAGCCTGGTCATGCAGGTCAGCCTCGGCCTGCCGTTGACCTCAGCGGAGCAGGAACCGCACTTGCCCGCCTTGCAGTTCCACCGCACCGCCAGGTCCGGGCACTGGGTCGCCTGCAACCGGTGCAGCAGGTCGAGCACCACCTCGCCTTCCTCCGCGTCGACCTCGTAGTCCCGCAGCTCTCCCGAATCGGCGTCACCACGCCACACCCGCAGTCGCGCCCGGTATCCCATTTCCACAGTCCCTTCCACGACACTCACCGGCGGACCGGCCGGTACTCGCACGTTCGAACCGGCGCGAGTACCGAAGTACTCGTCAAGCCCGGATTAGCGGGCAACGTGGTAGCCGGTCGCTCTCCTTCGGCGCGTCAGCACCGAATCACCATTCACGCAGCTCGCACCGCCGCGGGGTCTCCCGTGCGCTCTCGCGCGGAAGGCCCGACGTTGTGCGGTAACTACCCGATGTCGGGCCTGGCCGCGACGAGAGTCGTGCGGGAGGTCCCGCCACACGACCCGCTACGGCAACCGGGCCGACAACTCCGCTAAGAAGGTGTTCTCACCACGGCGAGCTCCTCCTCGGTGAAGTACTTGCCCAGTTCCTCCGGTGAGAACAGCCGCATCAGGTCCTCCCGCATCGGGGGTTGCGGGTGCTCGGTGACCTCCACCGATCCGTCCCGCAGCTCGCAGCCGAGCAGCGTGCCGCGCCACTTCGGGTTCATGCTCGGGTGGTCATCGCGGGTGTGTCCGCCCCTGCTCTCGGTGCGACGCAGCGCCGCCGACGCCACGCACTCGCTGACCGCGAGCATGTTGCGCAGGTCCAGGGCCAGGTGCCAACCGGGGTTGAACTGGCGGTTGCCCTCCGGAACGGCCAGCCGCGCCGCCCGCTGCCTGATCTCGGCGAGCTGCTCCAGCGCGGAGCACATCTCCGCGCCGTCGCGGATGATGCCCACGAGCCGGTTCATCACCTGTTGCAGCTCGGCGTGCAGCGAGTAGGGGTTCTCCTGACCACGCGCGTCGGTGACCTCGAACGGCGCGAGCGCCGAGTTCACCGCGTCGGTGACGGCGGCTTCAGACACCTCGGGGCGCTCCCCGCCCAGGGCGGCGAGGTACTCCGCGGCCCCGGCCCCCGCGCGCTTGCCGAAGACCAGCAGGTCGGAAAGCGAGTTCCCCCCGAGCCGGTTGGAACCGTGCATCCCACCGGCCACCTCACCGGCGGCGAACAGCCCCGGCACCGAGGAGGCCGCGGTGTCCGGATCGACCTCCACCCCGCCCATCACGTAGTGGCAGGTCGGGCCGACCTCCATGCGCTCGCTCGTGATGTCCACATCGGCCAGCTCCTTGAACTGGTGGTGCATCGAGGGCAGCCTGCGCATGATCTCGTCGGCGGTGAGCCTGCTGGCGACGTCGAGATACACCCCACCGTGCGGGGTGCCCCTCCCCTCCTTGACCTCGTTGTTGATCGCGCGGGCCACCTCGTCGCGCGGCAACAGCTCCGGGGGCCTGCGGTTGTTGTCCGGATCGGAGTACCACCGGTCGGCCTCGTCCGGGCTGTCGGCGTAGGAGTCCTTGAACACCTCGGGGATGTAGTCGAACATGAAGCGTCTGCCCGCCGCGTCCCGCAGCACCCCGCCGTCGCCGCGCACGGACTCGGTGACCAGGATTCCCTTCACACTGGGCGGCCAGACCATCCCGGTGGGGTGGAACTGCACGAACTCCATGTTGATCAGCCGGGCGCCCGCCCGCAGGGCCAGTGCGTGCCCGTCCCCGGTGTACTCCCACGAGTTGGAGGTGACTTTGAAGGACTTTCCGATTCCTCCGGTGGCGAGCACCACCGCCGGGGCCCGCAACCGCACGAACCGGCCGCTCTCGCGCCAGTAGCCGAGTGTTCCGGCGACGTGGTCGCCGTCCAGCAGCAGGTCGGTCACGGCGAACTCGGCGAACACCCGTAGCCCTGCCTCGTAGTCGCCGTGTTCGGCGTGGTCGGCCTGCTGCAGCGAGACCACCTTCTGCTGCAACGTGCGGATGAGCTCCAGCCCGGTGCGGTCCCCCACGTGAGCGAGCCGGGGGTACTCGTGACCACCGAAGTTGCGCTGACTGATCCGTCCGTCCGCGGTGCGGTCGAACAGCGCCCCGTAGGTCTCCAGCTCCCACACCCGTTGCGGCGCCTCGGTGGCGTGCAGCTCGGCCATGCGCCAGTTGTTCAGGAACTTGCCGCCGCGCATGGTGTCGCGGAAGTGTACCTGCCAGTTGTCGCCCGAGTTGACGTTGCCCATGGCGGCCGCGATGCCGCCCTCGGCCATGACGGTGTGCGCCTTGCCGAACAGCGACTTGCACAGCACGGCGGTACGCAGCCCGTGTGACCGCGCCTCGATCGCGGCGCGCAGTCCTGCCCCGCCCGCTCCGATCACGATCACGTCGTAGTCGTGACTCTCGATGTCGGCCATGTGCCGGTTTCCGATTCCTCGTCCGAAGTGGTTTCACGGCGGCGCCGCGCGCCCGGCGCGCCGAGGGGTCAGTTGAACAGTCGCGGGTCCGGGAACGCGCCGGCGGCGATGAGCATCACGTAGAGGTCCACCAGCGCCACCGACACCAGGGAAGCCCACGCGAGTCCCATGTGGTGGCCGTTCATCCTGCTCACCAGCGTCCACATCCGGTAGCGCACCGGGTGTCTGGAGAAGTGGTTGATGCGCCCGCCGACCAGGTGCCTGCATGAGTGGCAGGACAGGGTGTAGCCCCACAGCAGGACGACGTTGACCAGCATGAGCAGCGTCCCGACCCCGACTCCGAATCCGCCGTCGGGGCCGCGGAAGGCGATCACGGTGTCGTAGGTGAGCACGGCCGCCACCAGCAGCGCCGCGTAGAAGAAGTAGCGGTGCACGTTCTGCATGATCAGCGGGAAGCGCGTCTCGCCGGTGTAGCGGCGGTGCGGCTCGGTGACCGCGCAGGCGGGTGGTGACGCCCAGAACGAGCGGTAGTAGGCCTTGCGGTAGTAGTAGCAGGTCAGCCGGAAACCGAGCACGAACGGCAGCACGAACACCGGAGGTGGCACCCAGGGGGCCAGGTCCGGGAACGGGGTGCCGAGGTGACTGGCGCCCGGCACGCAGGCATCGCTGAGGCAGGGGGAGAAGAACGGCGCGAGATAGTGGTACTCGGGCACCCAGTACCACTGGTTCATGAAGGTCCGCACCAGGCCGTAGACGACGAAGGCACCGAGTCCGAGCGCGGTGCCCAGCGGCGGCAACCACCACCGATCGGTTCGCAGGGTTCGGACGCGCCGAAGGGCGGATGTGGTTGTGGGAGCGGACATGCTCGACCTCTTGGACCTTTTCCGTTTCGGTTTCGAGGGGCTGGTTCGGCGGAACCTCACGCCTGCTCCCCGCTCGGGAGGCCGCGACGGCGAACGGCTGCCACGTCACGTCGGGCCTTCCTCGCGAGCGCACACGCGGGAGCGAACCGGTGGTGCTGGTACTGCCGTGCAGTGGGTGTTCCGGCACCGGGAGCGCCGGGGACGCCGTCGCCCGGGCGTCACCCCGGGCTGGAGCCCTCACTCCTCGTGACGAGGTGACCGGTCGTCGCGGGACGCGGTACGACCACGTCGCGGGTCACGGGGTCCGCGGTGAGCGGGTTCAATCGTTGCGCGGTGACTGACCACCCACCCCTTCGTCGTCCACGCCCTGCCACCACGAGGGCTCGTACGGCGTGTCCGGGACCTCGATGATCTCTCGCTGCCCGCTCTCACGTTGCGTGGTCACACCCCGGTTCGCGGTGTTCGACGCCGAGGCGCCGGAACGCTGGCGCGGCGGCCCCGGTGCCGCGGTCGAGAGCTCGGAGACGTCGATCTCCAACCGCTGGAGGTCGTTCTCGATGCGCCGCACCACGGCGACGTCGCCGTACCTGCCGTAGAGCTCGTCGACGCCGGTACGCAGCTGGGACAGCGCACGCAACACGTCACCCAGTTCAGCTGTCGAGGACATTCGCAACACCTCGCGTTCCCGCTCCGGTCACCGAACGACTCTGCACGAACCAAGCATACGTGACAAGAGACACATGTGATTCACAGCGCACCGAATGGACGAGGGTTCGCATCCTCCCCTCCGAAGAGGTGGCTACCCCCCGAAGAGGTGGCGCACGAAGACGACCAGCGACTGGAACACGAAGGCGACGCTGTCGAACAGCATCACCGACCCCTGACGAACAGTTCCCGCGGCCGCGACCGGATCACGCACCACCAGGTAACCGACCGCGATCGCCGCGAACGCCACCAGAACGAGCACGCTCCTGCGGTCCACTCCCGACCTCCGTGTCTCGAACGACCGCGAATCGTCACCACCCTCGCACGAGGGGCTACGCCGCGGAGAGCGCAACGCCGGGAATCCACCGTTTCGTGCCAACGGGACCTCGTCACGCCGGTCTTCCCCACGCGCTGCCGAAGCGACACCGCCCATCCCGGGAACAGCGGGCGGCTCGCCCCTCCCTGATCGTCGGTTTCGGCCACCCGCGAACGAACACACCCGGCCACGAGGTGTCATAACCACCCCAGCGCGTGCATACTCAAAGACCGGAGAGCGATCCAGTCGCACACGAACGTGGAGACGGCGAATGCGGCAACGCGCGCTGGGCAGTCAGGGCCTGCGGGTCAGCGAGCAGGGCCTGGGCTGCATGGGAATGACATTCGGATATTCGGGGTGGGACGACGAGGAGTCGGCCGCCACCATCCGCCGTGCCCTGGAGCTGGGGGTGAACTTCCTGGACACGGCGGACATATACGGACCGTGGAGCAACGAACGCCTGCTGGGCGGGACGCTGGCCGGTCACCGGGACGAGGTGGTGCTGGCGACCAAGTTCGGTGGTAGCGAGATTAACGAGAACGGCGAACTCACGGGCAGGACCAACGGCAGGCCGGAGTACCTGCGCGCGGCCGTGGACGGATCGCTGCGGCGGCTGGGGGTCGATCACATAGACCTGTACTACCAGCACCGGGTCGACCCCGACGTGCCCATCGCCGAGACCTGGGGCGCGATGTCGGAACTCGTGCGGCAGGGCAAGGTGCGCTACCTGGGAATCTCGGAGGCGGCCCCGGAGACCATCCGGAAGGCCCACGCCACCCACCCGGTCAGCGCGGTGCAGACCGAGTACTCGCTGTTCAGCCGTGACCCGGAGGACAACGGCGTGCTGGACACCTGCCGGGAGCTGGGCATCGGTTTCGTCGCATACTCCCCGCTCGGACGCGGCTTCCTCTCCGGCACGATCCGATCCTTCGAGGACCTGCCGGAGGACGACTGGCGGCGGACCGCGCCGCGGTTCCGGGGAGAGAACTTCCGGCGCAACCTCGACGTGGTCGATCGGGTGCACGAGCTGGCACACCGGAAGGGTGTCTCGGCCTCGCAGCTGGCCCTCGCGTGGGTGATGTCGCGCGGCGAGGACGTCGTGGCCATTCCCGGCACCAAGAAGCGCCGCTACCTCGAG
The nucleotide sequence above comes from Actinopolyspora erythraea. Encoded proteins:
- a CDS encoding aldo/keto reductase, coding for MRQRALGSQGLRVSEQGLGCMGMTFGYSGWDDEESAATIRRALELGVNFLDTADIYGPWSNERLLGGTLAGHRDEVVLATKFGGSEINENGELTGRTNGRPEYLRAAVDGSLRRLGVDHIDLYYQHRVDPDVPIAETWGAMSELVRQGKVRYLGISEAAPETIRKAHATHPVSAVQTEYSLFSRDPEDNGVLDTCRELGIGFVAYSPLGRGFLSGTIRSFEDLPEDDWRRTAPRFRGENFRRNLDVVDRVHELAHRKGVSASQLALAWVMSRGEDVVAIPGTKKRRYLEENVGAVDVTLTPEDLEAIERVAPHGVVSGERYDEDGMSKVHL
- a CDS encoding DUF305 domain-containing protein; its protein translation is MRKSTIIGVLGAAVLALTGCSPNYEQPSDMAPGPGTPPPPSAIVPAEDSGNGDETAQVNTDLEFAQQMVTHHEAERQLLEVAIKNAPDERVVELAERFEQEHGPLVEEIRDWLREHGEGDVTPEDVGTGEDSQMPGVDVSSEITKLEEVQQGRFDSLWVKSMVDYYEAVVEMCRTEIDEGSDEEMKSIAQQLLDSRVPALEELRQLQRNL
- a CDS encoding HAD family hydrolase translates to MGENLIFDADDTLWENNVLFERAVEAFIEHLAHPELTREQVREQLDEIERANCRIHGYGVDSFERSLLDCLRHLREGDVSEFDQTELRRACAPIREQRIELIDGVEETLWELSRRHDLYLLTKGNADEQAGKVKASGLSELFADVTVVPEKKTATYERFVTERGLEGSRTWMIGNSPRSDIWPALHAGLNAVLVPHPLTWSLELRELPDPGPGFRTVDPFSRLSEHF
- a CDS encoding SDR family oxidoreductase, which produces MSMSGKVVAVTGAARGIGAQTARDLARKGARVALIGLEPEELASVAAELGPGHPWFEADVTDPESIGAAIDETARQLGGIDVVMANAGVAPFGTVRHHDPRAFTKTVDVNLNGVFHTARAALPHLVERRGYLLVVSSLSAFAPIGGMAAYTASKAGSEALASALSSEVRHLGVAVGSAHPSWIDTDLVREASADLPSFRAMRAKLPWPMHSTTNVTDCARAIVAGMERRARRVYVPRSVMLMHWLRNLPSSRLVERLMLPTVRKLMPQMEAEVARLGRGFSARNDELQGK
- a CDS encoding fumarate reductase/succinate dehydrogenase flavoprotein subunit, translating into MADIESHDYDVIVIGAGGAGLRAAIEARSHGLRTAVLCKSLFGKAHTVMAEGGIAAAMGNVNSGDNWQVHFRDTMRGGKFLNNWRMAELHATEAPQRVWELETYGALFDRTADGRISQRNFGGHEYPRLAHVGDRTGLELIRTLQQKVVSLQQADHAEHGDYEAGLRVFAEFAVTDLLLDGDHVAGTLGYWRESGRFVRLRAPAVVLATGGIGKSFKVTSNSWEYTGDGHALALRAGARLINMEFVQFHPTGMVWPPSVKGILVTESVRGDGGVLRDAAGRRFMFDYIPEVFKDSYADSPDEADRWYSDPDNNRRPPELLPRDEVARAINNEVKEGRGTPHGGVYLDVASRLTADEIMRRLPSMHHQFKELADVDITSERMEVGPTCHYVMGGVEVDPDTAASSVPGLFAAGEVAGGMHGSNRLGGNSLSDLLVFGKRAGAGAAEYLAALGGERPEVSEAAVTDAVNSALAPFEVTDARGQENPYSLHAELQQVMNRLVGIIRDGAEMCSALEQLAEIRQRAARLAVPEGNRQFNPGWHLALDLRNMLAVSECVASAALRRTESRGGHTRDDHPSMNPKWRGTLLGCELRDGSVEVTEHPQPPMREDLMRLFSPEELGKYFTEEELAVVRTPS
- a CDS encoding succinate dehydrogenase/fumarate reductase iron-sulfur subunit; translated protein: MGYRARLRVWRGDADSGELRDYEVDAEEGEVVLDLLHRLQATQCPDLAVRWNCKAGKCGSCSAEVNGRPRLTCMTRLSLFGEEETITVTPMRAFPVIKDLVCDVSYNYVKAREVPAFSPPEGLEPGEYRMHQRDVERSQEFRKCIECFLCQDTCHVIRDHSENKESFSGPRFLMRVAELEMHPLDSHEEKGGNRPEEARGDHGLGFCNITKCCTEVCPEHIGITDNALIPLKERLADQRYDPLTMLFRRKNR